GCCCAGCCGGCATCCACCGCACTCTGCGCGATCAGATCGCCCATCAGCGCGGTCTCCAACGACCCTGCGCCGTCGACCACCAGCACGGAGCCCTCGCCCGGCGCCGCCAGCACCTGTTTGACCAGCGCGTTGTCCTGGAAGCAGCGGATGGTGCGGATCGGGCCTTCGAACCGTGCGATGCCACCGAAGGAGCGCAGCTGCAGCGGGAGGGACTGCAGGCTGTCGCCGTGCAGGTCGTACAGGTCGGCGGTGGATGCCATGGGGTGTCCTTCTCGCGGTCAGCTGAACTGGTTCATCGTGTTGTGCGCTCCGCCGGCCTTCAGGGCCGCTTCGCCGGCGAAGTACTCCTTGTGGTTGTCGCCGAGGTCGCTTCCGGCCATGTTCTGGTGCTTGACGGTGGCGATGCCCTGCCGGATCTCCTGGCGCTGCACGTCACGGACGTAGGTCAGCATCCCCTCCTCTCCGAAGTAGCCCTTGGCGAGGCTGTCGGTCGACAGCGCCGCCGTGTGATAGGTCGGCAGGGTGATCAGGTGGTGGAAGATGCCGGCGCGCGCCGAGCCGTCGCGCTGGAAGGTGCGGATCTTCTCGTCGGCGAGGCGGGCGAGCTCGGTGTCGTCGTACTCCACGCTCATCAGCCTGTCGCGGTCGTAGGCCGACACGTCCTGACCCTGCTCGACGAGCTGGTCGTACGCCTGCTGACGGAAGTTCAGCGTCCAGTTGAACGATGGGCTGTTGTTGTAGACCAGCTTCGCGTTCGGTACCACCTCGCGGATGCGGTCGACCATGCTGGCGATCTGCTCGACGTGCGGCTTCTCGGTCTCGATCCACAGCAGATCGGCACCGTTCTGCAGCGCCGTGATGCAGTCCAGCACCACACGGTCCTCACCGGTGCCCTTGCGGAACTGGTAGAGGTTGCTCGCGAGGCGCTTCGGCCGCAGCAGCCTGCCGTCGCGCTTGATGACCACATCGCCGTTGCCCAGCTCGCTCTCGGCGATCTCCTCCGCATCGAGGAAGGAGTTGTACTGGTCGCCCAGGTCGCCGGGCTCCCGGGTGACGGCGATCTTCTGCGTGAGGCCGGCGCCCAGCGAGTCGGTGCGGGCGACGATGATGCCGTTGTCGATGCCGAGCTCGAGGAAGGCGTAGCGGACCGCATTGAGCTTCGCGACGAAGTCCTCGTGCGGCACGGTGACCTTGCCGTCCTGATGGCCGCACTGCTTCTCGTCCGAGACCTGGTTCTCGATCTGGATGGCGCAGGCGCCCGCCTCGATCATCTTCTTCGCCAGCAGGTACGTCGCCTCGGGGTTGCCGAATCCGGCGTCGATGTCGGCGATGATCGGGACGACGTGGGTCTCGAAGCCGTCGATCTGGGACTGGATGAACTCTGCTCCGGTCTCGTCGCCGGCCGCACGCGCCTCGTCGAGCTGGGTGAACAGCAGGTCGAGCTCACGGGCGTCCGCCTGGCGCAGGAAGGTGTACAGCTCCTGGATCAGCGCGGGCACCACCGTCTTCTCGTGCATGGACTGGTCCGGCAGCGGCCCGAACTCGGAGCGGAGCGCGGCGACCATCCAGCCCGACAGGTACAGGTAGCGCTTGTTCGTCGACTTCAGATGCTTCTTGATCGAGATGAGCTTCTGCTGCCCGATGAAACCGTGCCAGACGCCGAGCGACTGGGTGTACACCGACGAGTCGGCGTCGTACTCGGCCATGTCACGGCGCATGATGTCGGCGGTGTACTGCGCGATCTCCAGCCCGGTGCGGAAGCGGTTCTGCGCCCGCATGCGCGCAGCCGACTCGGGGTCGATGGCGTTCCAGCCGGAGCCATTGGCGTCCTTCAGCGCTCCGATGGCGGTGATGTCGTCCTGGTAGTGGGTCATTGTGATGTCCTTCGTGATGGGCGGATGGTCAGGCGGTCTCGACGAGGAAGCGGGAGTACGCCGGCAACGTCAGGAATGCTGGGAACTCGGGCTGCAGCGCCACTTCGCGGAACACGTCCGCGGCATCGTCGAAACGGTCGGATGGGGTGCGCGGGGTCTGCGCGAGCATCTCGCCGATCCTGCGCTCGATGTACTCGACGGTGATCAGGTCGCCCTCCGCGGTGCGGCGATCCTGGTTGATCCACTGCCACACCTGCGAGCGGCTGATCTCGGCGGTCGCGGCATCCTCCATCAGCCCGTCGATGGCCACCGCACCCTGGCCGCGCAGCC
Above is a window of Microbacterium suwonense DNA encoding:
- a CDS encoding isocitrate lyase; the encoded protein is MTHYQDDITAIGALKDANGSGWNAIDPESAARMRAQNRFRTGLEIAQYTADIMRRDMAEYDADSSVYTQSLGVWHGFIGQQKLISIKKHLKSTNKRYLYLSGWMVAALRSEFGPLPDQSMHEKTVVPALIQELYTFLRQADARELDLLFTQLDEARAAGDETGAEFIQSQIDGFETHVVPIIADIDAGFGNPEATYLLAKKMIEAGACAIQIENQVSDEKQCGHQDGKVTVPHEDFVAKLNAVRYAFLELGIDNGIIVARTDSLGAGLTQKIAVTREPGDLGDQYNSFLDAEEIAESELGNGDVVIKRDGRLLRPKRLASNLYQFRKGTGEDRVVLDCITALQNGADLLWIETEKPHVEQIASMVDRIREVVPNAKLVYNNSPSFNWTLNFRQQAYDQLVEQGQDVSAYDRDRLMSVEYDDTELARLADEKIRTFQRDGSARAGIFHHLITLPTYHTAALSTDSLAKGYFGEEGMLTYVRDVQRQEIRQGIATVKHQNMAGSDLGDNHKEYFAGEAALKAGGAHNTMNQFS